The window TCCTTCGCAGCAGCTGCCGCATGGCTGCGATCAGATGCTCCGTTGGATTCAACGGTGGGGATGGGCTGAACTTCTTGCAGAAATTTATGTGGCGTATCAAGGCCTCCTCCGTCCCGATAATCCGATCCGATCTGAAGATCTCATCCTTGACAGCCTCCGAGCAGAGGCCACAGATCCAACGGCCGTGATATCGTTCCCGAACCCTGGCGATATATGCCAGTGTGCACTCCTCCGTCAATCCACAGCAATCGCACTTCGCGAATTCGACTTCGGTCTTTATGGATTGAGATTGGGAATCTTGAGCCGTTATAGCCGTCGGATCACTCAAAACAGTGGCCGACATCGATCTGACCGTCGAAAAGTGGAAAATCCTCTTTGCTGAATCGATctacagaaaaaaaataaaaataaaggaagaagaagaaaaaagaatcagATTCCTTTTCAGAAAAAGTTTTCAAACTCGGTGCTAGGAGAATGTAACAGTAAATAGTAACGCCGTTATAACACAAAATACAAGGATTGCGTCCGTCTAGATGACTTTATAACGGCGTTGCAGCTTTTTTAAGAAAACAGGATTAAGTTCGGACGGATCTAGAAAACGATCccgagctttgattttattttttttccctcttaataCCTCTTTTGTTCGATCCGACGGTTCAGATTGGCTAAGTTTTCGGAGATCTCTCTATCGCTCCTTCTCCCAAAGGATGGcggtgtcttcttcttcttcttcgatcgAGAGAGAGATTTCAGAGATCGAAGACATTTCAATGCCTCCGGCGGAGGATATTCGATCTAACGATTTCCAAAACGCGTTTGGAATCCGATTTCGAAAAAACCACGATCGAAATCCGatctggactctctctctctctctctctct of the Magnolia sinica isolate HGM2019 chromosome 7, MsV1, whole genome shotgun sequence genome contains:
- the LOC131251735 gene encoding uncharacterized protein LOC131251735, producing MSATVLSDPTAITAQDSQSQSIKTEVEFAKCDCCGLTEECTLAYIARVRERYHGRWICGLCSEAVKDEIFRSDRIIGTEEALIRHINFCKKFSPSPPLNPTEHLIAAMRQLLRRSLDSPRALRSTPSSPRRKDGEEDVRTARLGRSGSCFSTLAS